From Macaca mulatta isolate MMU2019108-1 chromosome 1, T2T-MMU8v2.0, whole genome shotgun sequence, the proteins below share one genomic window:
- the ISG20L2 gene encoding interferon-stimulated 20 kDa exonuclease-like 2 isoform X1 produces MSTLLLNLDFGEPPPKKALEGNAKHRNFVKKRRLLERRGFLSKKNQPPSKAPKLHSEPPKKGETPMVDGTWKTPSFPKKKKTAACSNGSGQPLDKKAAVSWLTPAPSKKADSVAAKVDLLGEFQSALPKINSHPTRSQKKGSQKKSSKKNHPQKNAPQNSTQAHSENKCSRISQKLPQKMVAIDCEMVGTGPKGHVSSLARCSIVNYNGDVLYDEYILPPCHIVDYRTRWSGIRKQHMVNATPFKIARGQILKILTGKIVVGHAIHNDFKALQYFHPKSLTRDTSHIPPLNRKADCPENATMSLKHLTKKLLNRDIQVGKSGHSSVEDAQATMELYKLVEVEWEEHLAQNPPKD; encoded by the exons ATGTCTACTTTACTGCTCAATCTGGATTTTGGGGAACCTCCTCCCAAAAAGGCATTAGAAGGAAATGCCAAGCACCGAAATTTTGTCAAGAAGCGGAGGCTCTTAGAACGGAGAGGCTTTCTGAGTAAAAAGAACCAACCCCCTAGCAAGGCACCTAAGTTGCACTCTGAACCTCCAAAGAAAGGGGAAACTCCTATGGTGGATGGCACTTGGAAGACCCCTTCCTtcccaaaaaagaagaagacagctGCCTGCAGCAATGGGTCAGGACAGCCCCTGGACAAGAAAGCTGCAGTGTCTTGGCTGACCCCTGCCCCTTCAAAAAAGGCTGATTCTGTTGCTGCTAAAGTAGATCTGCTGGGGGAATTCCAGAGTGCCCTTCCAAAGATCAATAGCCACCCAACCCGCTCTCAGAAGAAGGGCTCCCAGAAGAAATCCTCTAAGAAGAACCATCCTCAGAAGAATGCCCCACAGAACTCCACCCAAGCTCATTCAGAGAATAAATGCTCCAGAATATCCCAGAAGTTGCCACAGAAGATGGTGGCAATTGACTGTGAGATGGTGGGCACAGGACCAAAGGGGCATGTTAGTTCCTTAGCTCGATGTAGCATTGTCAACTACAACGGAGATGTGCTTTATGATGAGTACATTCTTCCCCCCTGCCACATTGTGGACTACCGAACCAGATGGAGTGGTATCCGAAAGCAGCACATGGTGAATGCCACACCCTTCAAGATTGCTCGAGGCCAG ATCTTGAAGATACTCACAGGGAAGATAGTGGTGGGACATGCCATCCACAACGACTTCAAAGCCCTTCAGTACTTTCACCCCAAGTCCCTCACCCGTGACACCTCCCATATCCCCCCCCTCAACCGGAAGGCTGACTGCCCGGAGAACGCCACCATGTCTCTGAAGCATCTCACCAAGAAGCTGCTAAACCGGGATATCCAG GTTGGGAAGAGCGGACATTCCTCTGTGGAAGATGCCCAGGCCACCATGGAGCTGTACAAGTTGGTTGAAGTCGAGTGGGAAGAGCACCTAGCCCAGAATCCCCCTAAAGACTAG